AGGTTTCCTTGGAGCAACTGGCAGACGTCTTTCTCTGGGAAGAGGAACGGAAAGTGGATAAAGACGGATGCATCTCGTTACAGGGAAATACCTATGAAGTGGACTTAGAACTGATCGGGAAGAAGGTGCTGATTCGCTATGACCCTTTTCATCTAAAAGAGATTCAGGTGATGTATGAGGGAAAAAAATATCGGGATGCCGTCCCGGTTCACCTTTCACGTCTCCATGACAAGCGCGTCAAACCGGAGAAACCAAGAGAAGAGCCTGTACAGAAAGAGGAAACCGAACTCTCCTTCTTTTCTGCCGCAGAAAAGAAGCGTCTGGAACAGATCGGTGCAGAAGGGATGAACTATGCACAGATGAGGGGGAATGGAAAATGAGACTGGAAGAGCGCTGGGGATGGGTATCGATGCCGTTTCGTCGTGAAACGGAGCCTACTGGCTGGGTAGAGACGGCAAAACAAAAAGAGGCGCTGGCTCGCCTCCATGTGATGGTAGATCGGGGATACTTAGGGGTATTAACTGGTGAGATCGGTAGCGGGAAAACGACCCTGATTCGTAGGTTCGTTCACGAACTAAACCCGCTTACGTACCACCCGATCTATTTGTCGATGTCGGGGCTTAAGCCAAAAGATTTCTACGGGGAAATCCTTCGGCACCTTGGAGAAGAAGCCCCCTTCTCCTCAGTGAAAGCCAAGCGTCTCTTTCAAGAGAGAGTAGAGCAGCGCAGCTCCCAAGGGGAGAAACAATTGGTGGTGATCGTAGATGAAGCCCAAGATCTAAGCGATATGATGATTCTGGAACTTCGATTCGTCATGAACCACCAGATGGATGCCAAATCTCTCTTTCCTCTTATTCTAGTTGGACAACCCGAATTACGCAAGAGAATTCGTCTACGGAAGTATGAGGCGATTTGGCAACGAATCGGACTTAGTTACCATATTGGAGGACTAACCGAAGAGGAGAGTATCGTCTATATACGTCATCAAATGAAACAAGTAGGGGCGGGTATGCCAGTCTTTTCAGATAGTGCGGTTCACTTAATCCATGGAGCAAGTCAGGGGATCCCGCGCATCATAAACCAGATCTGTACGCAGGCGATTTACGATGCGGCGTTAAACGGACATGAAGTGATAGAAGATAAGCATATCCATCGGGTGCTGATTGACCAACAGTTGCAACGAGGGGCAGTCTAATTGGCTGCCTTTCTTTATACACATGATGTACAGATTTCACAATGAGTGGCATAAGCAATGCACTGATGTCACAGTCACCACAATGAGTGGCATGTGAAGAGATAAGGCTCTAAATCTGTAGTGATTCACAGTATCCACAGTATCCACAACGGACGGCATGTGTTGCTTATATTGATTGGTGATAGACTGATCGATTACTTGGCGGATTGGCGTTACAGAAGTCACGTAAATGACGGTGAGAATAAGACCGTCAAAGAACCTGATCGTCTACAGGAGACCACTTCTTTTGCCTGATCTATAATTTTTCCCATT
The DNA window shown above is from Thermicanus aegyptius DSM 12793 and carries:
- a CDS encoding Mu transposase C-terminal domain-containing protein, translating into MDTSFLPEAYRAIERGNIQTLEELNQAMTAWIEGYYHERVHGSTKQTPRERAAQSTRIPRKVSLEQLADVFLWEEERKVDKDGCISLQGNTYEVDLELIGKKVLIRYDPFHLKEIQVMYEGKKYRDAVPVHLSRLHDKRVKPEKPREEPVQKEETELSFFSAAEKKRLEQIGAEGMNYAQMRGNGK
- a CDS encoding ExeA family protein, yielding MRLEERWGWVSMPFRRETEPTGWVETAKQKEALARLHVMVDRGYLGVLTGEIGSGKTTLIRRFVHELNPLTYHPIYLSMSGLKPKDFYGEILRHLGEEAPFSSVKAKRLFQERVEQRSSQGEKQLVVIVDEAQDLSDMMILELRFVMNHQMDAKSLFPLILVGQPELRKRIRLRKYEAIWQRIGLSYHIGGLTEEESIVYIRHQMKQVGAGMPVFSDSAVHLIHGASQGIPRIINQICTQAIYDAALNGHEVIEDKHIHRVLIDQQLQRGAV